CACTATTTTCATTGATTTTTATTTTTATGCAAATATCTGTAATTTTTTTTCAATTTAATGCTAATAGTTCCAATGTTTGATTGTATATTTGCAACCGGTTTACAAAATAGACCTGGTAGCTCAGTTGGTAGAGCATCTCCCTTTTAAGGAGAGGGTCCTGGGTTCGAGCCCCAGCCCGGTCACAAAAAAAATGTTAAGCAATATGCTTAACATTTTTGCTTTACACAAATGCGCACGTGGCGAAATTGGTAGACGCGCAGCCTTGAGGGGGCTGTGTTCGCAAGAACGTGGAAGTTCGAATCTTCTCGTGCGCACTTTTACACTTCTTCTAAACCTTTGCCTTTTTTAATTACACTAAACACTATCTTATTTTATAACAAGCAGATAAGTTTACCGCTATAATTTCATCACCAGTAAAAAAACAGTATGTTTTTACAATAAAATTAACCTTTTTAAGCGCTTTTATTACTATTATTGCAATATGCAAAGACTATTATATATTTTGTGCTTATTCGCATCGCTAAGTACATTCTCTCAAAACGACACCCTACGTGTTAAAACCTTAAAAGGGCAAATTATTCACGCAAAAACTAAAAAAGTTTTAAGCGCTGCACATATATTAAATTTAAACAGCGTACAAGGTACAATTACCAATGATAGAGGTTTTTTTGAAATACCAACAAAAGCTAATGACACTATTTTGGTTTCTTATTTAGGTTTTGCATCTATCAAATTAAAAATTACAAACGATTTACTAAAAGGTAACGAGTTACTAATTGCTTTATATGAAAAACCAGAAGAAATTAGAGAAGTTGTTATAAAATCTACCCAATTAATTGGTGTTTTAGAAATAGATGTAAAACAAGTGCCTAAAGATCGATTTACAAGAATTAAAATCAATGGACTACCACAAACTTATGAAGTTGGGAAACCTAAAGGAAATGACTTCTCATCACCTATTGCTGCCTTATTTCAGCCAGTTGATTTCTTATACAATCTGTTTGGTAAAAAACCAAAACAATTAAAAAAATTACAAAAACTAAAAGACGAAGACAATTTACGTAAAATGCTATCTGGTAAGTTTGACAGAGAGGTTATGATGGAATACCTACAAATGGATAGACAAGAGCTTACTGAGTTATTAACCGACTGTAACTACTCTGAATACTTTATTAAAAAGGCTTCTGATTTACAAATGATTGAAGCCGTACTAGATTGCTACGAAAACTAC
The nucleotide sequence above comes from Polaribacter butkevichii. Encoded proteins:
- a CDS encoding carboxypeptidase-like regulatory domain-containing protein, with the protein product MQRLLYILCLFASLSTFSQNDTLRVKTLKGQIIHAKTKKVLSAAHILNLNSVQGTITNDRGFFEIPTKANDTILVSYLGFASIKLKITNDLLKGNELLIALYEKPEEIREVVIKSTQLIGVLEIDVKQVPKDRFTRIKINGLPQTYEVGKPKGNDFSSPIAALFQPVDFLYNLFGKKPKQLKKLQKLKDEDNLRKMLSGKFDREVMMEYLQMDRQELTELLTDCNYSEYFIKKASDLQMIEAVLDCYENYKALKKGKIERDKIPVKN